In one Chitinophaga sancti genomic region, the following are encoded:
- a CDS encoding FKBP-type peptidyl-prolyl cis-trans isomerase, giving the protein MIRKALLLGALGVISLNGFAQKKSKKNKDKEQTVVPAAPLLQTKIDTVSYGLGQDIGNTLKTQGLDSLNLNVLKHAIEDALKDTTLLAKETANMSISNYLQQIKAEKMQKNKEAGEKFLAENKTKPGVVALPSGLQYQILKEGDGPKPTAADKVKTHYHGTLIDGTVFDSSVERGQPISFPVGGVIKGWTEALQLMPVGSKWRLFIPSELAYGERQAGPKIGPNSALIFDVELLGIEK; this is encoded by the coding sequence ATGATTAGAAAAGCCCTTCTACTGGGAGCACTAGGCGTCATTTCCCTGAATGGATTTGCGCAAAAAAAATCTAAAAAGAACAAAGACAAGGAGCAAACTGTTGTTCCTGCAGCACCTTTATTGCAGACCAAAATCGATACTGTAAGCTACGGCCTCGGTCAGGATATCGGAAATACTCTGAAGACCCAGGGATTAGACAGCCTGAACCTGAACGTACTCAAACATGCTATCGAAGATGCACTGAAGGATACGACCTTACTAGCAAAAGAAACAGCAAATATGAGTATCAGTAATTATCTTCAACAGATAAAAGCGGAAAAGATGCAAAAGAACAAAGAAGCAGGTGAAAAATTCCTGGCAGAGAATAAGACTAAACCAGGGGTGGTTGCACTGCCTAGCGGTTTACAATACCAGATTCTGAAAGAAGGTGATGGTCCAAAACCTACCGCTGCAGATAAGGTAAAGACACATTATCATGGTACATTGATTGACGGTACTGTGTTTGATAGTTCTGTAGAAAGAGGTCAGCCCATCTCCTTCCCTGTGGGTGGAGTGATCAAAGGCTGGACAGAAGCGCTGCAGCTGATGCCGGTGGGTTCAAAATGGAGGTTATTTATACCTTCTGAACTGGCTTATGGCGAGCGTCAGGCAGGACCGAAGATCGGACCGAATAGTGCACTGATTTTTGATGTTGAATTGTTAGGCATCGAGAAATAA
- the aroB gene encoding 3-dehydroquinate synthase codes for MRTLSYQFQHSATKYYLGESLYQLGNYADPSRTVLVVDENVDKHHGMKLQGWRKLVIPDGEEHKSEEVLEQIIDGLIELEADRKTMLVGIGGGMTTDLTGYAASIYMRGMPVGFVPTTLLAQVDASIGGKNGINHGKHKNMLGTTRQPQFILFDYTLPLTMPDEEWHNGFAEIIKYACILDAGLFTYLEENRDKAMQKDTAVLEYLVERSVELKTKVVLEDEFEQASRRWLNFGHTLGHAVEKIENIAHGKAVAIGMVAAAKISEKLSTLPVEQTNRLIRLINDYQLPVTLTSNKEEMYDIFKLDKKREKDAINFVLLEQLGSAHTKAVPLAELKQLLEEL; via the coding sequence ATGAGAACATTATCTTACCAGTTCCAGCATAGTGCTACCAAATATTACCTGGGAGAAAGCCTCTACCAGCTGGGCAATTACGCCGATCCATCCCGTACTGTACTGGTAGTGGATGAGAATGTGGATAAACACCACGGAATGAAATTGCAGGGTTGGAGAAAGCTGGTGATTCCGGATGGAGAAGAGCATAAAAGTGAGGAAGTACTCGAACAGATCATTGATGGACTCATTGAGCTGGAAGCTGACCGCAAGACTATGCTCGTTGGTATAGGCGGTGGCATGACCACAGATTTAACTGGTTATGCCGCCAGCATATACATGCGCGGGATGCCGGTAGGTTTTGTGCCTACCACATTGCTCGCACAGGTAGATGCATCTATTGGTGGCAAGAATGGGATCAATCATGGTAAACATAAGAACATGCTGGGCACAACCCGTCAACCTCAGTTTATCCTGTTTGACTACACATTGCCACTGACCATGCCTGACGAAGAATGGCATAATGGTTTTGCTGAGATCATTAAGTATGCCTGCATCCTGGATGCAGGTTTGTTCACTTACCTGGAAGAAAACCGGGATAAGGCCATGCAGAAGGATACTGCTGTTCTGGAATACCTGGTAGAACGCTCTGTAGAGCTGAAAACCAAGGTAGTACTGGAAGATGAATTTGAGCAGGCATCGCGCCGCTGGCTTAATTTCGGGCACACCCTTGGGCATGCAGTAGAAAAAATTGAGAACATTGCCCACGGTAAAGCTGTAGCTATCGGGATGGTGGCGGCTGCCAAGATCTCTGAGAAGCTCTCTACTTTGCCTGTGGAACAAACCAACCGGTTGATCAGGCTGATCAATGATTACCAGTTGCCGGTAACCCTTACTTCTAACAAGGAAGAGATGTACGACATCTTCAAACTGGATAAGAAGCGGGAAAAGGATGCGATCAATTTTGTGCTGCTGGAACAATTAGGTAGCGCGCATACAAAGGCTGTACCGCTGGCAGAGCTGAAGCAACTGCTGGAGGAGCTATAA
- a CDS encoding pyridoxal phosphate-dependent aminotransferase — MNLQVAKRLQQTEEYYFSKKLREIDEMNRAGAKVINLGIGSPDLPPHPSVIEALTENAHRPDTHAYQGYKGIPALRQAMAGWYQRYYSVSLDPEKEVLPLIGSKEGIMHICMTYLQEGDEALVPNPGYPTYRSAVNLSGATVRDYDLEEKNGWLPDLDALAKTDLSKVKLMWVNYPHMPTGARFNTAFAEKLIRFANDHNILICHDNPYSFILNAQPQSLLQTPGAKDVVLELNSLSKSSNMAGWRVGMLVGKQEWINEVLRFKSNMDSGMFQPLQMAAVKALELGPEWYAELNQIYTGRRKKVFELLELLNCTFDRDQVGLFVWAKIPAGAKDGFTVTDEILQKAQVFITPGGIFGSNGNGYIRVSLCKDEKVFDEVLQRIRAIK, encoded by the coding sequence ATGAACTTACAGGTAGCAAAAAGGCTGCAACAAACAGAAGAATACTACTTCTCTAAAAAGCTGAGAGAAATAGATGAAATGAACAGGGCTGGTGCCAAAGTGATTAACCTTGGTATTGGTAGTCCTGATCTGCCCCCACATCCTTCTGTGATCGAGGCGCTGACTGAAAATGCTCATCGTCCTGATACGCACGCCTATCAAGGGTACAAAGGAATTCCTGCTTTACGCCAGGCAATGGCCGGCTGGTATCAGCGCTACTACAGCGTAAGCCTGGATCCTGAAAAAGAAGTGCTGCCACTGATCGGTTCCAAAGAAGGGATCATGCATATCTGCATGACCTACCTGCAGGAAGGAGACGAGGCTCTGGTTCCAAATCCGGGTTATCCTACCTACCGCTCTGCCGTGAACCTGAGTGGTGCTACCGTAAGAGACTATGACCTGGAGGAAAAAAACGGATGGTTGCCTGATCTCGACGCGCTGGCTAAAACTGATCTGAGCAAGGTAAAGCTGATGTGGGTGAACTATCCGCACATGCCTACCGGGGCGCGGTTCAATACTGCCTTTGCTGAAAAGCTGATCAGGTTTGCCAACGACCACAACATCCTGATCTGCCACGACAATCCTTACAGCTTTATCCTGAATGCGCAACCACAAAGTTTACTGCAGACACCAGGTGCAAAGGATGTGGTACTGGAACTGAACTCACTTAGCAAATCATCTAACATGGCCGGATGGCGCGTAGGGATGCTGGTGGGCAAACAGGAATGGATTAATGAAGTACTGCGCTTCAAGAGCAATATGGATTCCGGCATGTTCCAGCCATTGCAAATGGCCGCTGTAAAAGCACTGGAATTAGGACCTGAGTGGTATGCTGAACTGAATCAGATCTATACCGGCCGTCGGAAGAAAGTATTTGAACTGCTGGAATTGCTGAACTGTACTTTCGATCGTGACCAGGTAGGTTTGTTCGTATGGGCTAAGATCCCTGCCGGTGCAAAAGACGGATTTACTGTAACAGATGAAATTCTTCAAAAAGCGCAGGTATTTATCACACCAGGTGGTATCTTCGGTAGTAACGGGAATGGATATATAAGAGTGAGCCTTTGTAAAGATGAGAAAGTATTTGACGAAGTGCTGCAAAGGATCAGGGCAATTAAATAA
- a CDS encoding prephenate dehydrogenase has translation MIVTIVGTGLIGGSLAISLRAKGVATHIIGVDQNQDNLKKAQELGIIDEGASLEAAMQRSTVVILAIPVDGLLKVLPSILDNAGPQQVIMDVGSTKEKILALVAGHPHRGRFVAAHPMAGTEYSGPEAAIPNLFTNKTMVLCDVKNSEEDAVEIVEEMVDKLQMRLVYMNAEEHDLHTAYVSHISHITSFALALTVLQKEKEHGRIFELASGGFESTVRLAKSSPDMWVPIFKHNRHNVLDVLDEHIHQLQQMKDLLENEDYDAFYKLIQKSNKIRKILK, from the coding sequence ATGATCGTAACGATAGTAGGTACTGGTTTAATCGGTGGATCTCTGGCCATCAGCCTGAGAGCGAAGGGTGTTGCCACCCACATCATCGGTGTGGATCAGAACCAGGACAACCTTAAAAAAGCGCAGGAGCTCGGCATCATCGATGAGGGAGCTAGCCTGGAAGCAGCGATGCAGCGATCCACTGTAGTTATACTGGCGATACCTGTAGATGGTTTGCTGAAGGTGCTGCCTTCAATTCTTGATAACGCGGGTCCACAACAGGTGATCATGGATGTGGGTTCTACAAAAGAAAAGATTCTAGCACTCGTTGCCGGTCATCCCCACAGAGGTCGCTTTGTAGCTGCCCACCCGATGGCCGGCACGGAGTATTCCGGCCCCGAAGCTGCTATACCGAACCTGTTCACCAACAAAACCATGGTGCTGTGCGATGTGAAAAACAGTGAAGAAGATGCTGTGGAAATTGTTGAGGAGATGGTAGACAAATTGCAGATGCGGCTCGTGTATATGAATGCGGAAGAGCATGATCTGCATACTGCCTATGTATCGCACATCTCTCATATCACCTCCTTTGCCCTTGCTCTGACCGTACTGCAAAAGGAAAAGGAGCACGGGCGTATTTTTGAACTGGCAAGCGGTGGTTTCGAATCTACTGTACGTCTGGCTAAGAGCTCGCCTGATATGTGGGTACCGATCTTTAAGCATAACCGTCATAATGTGCTGGATGTACTGGATGAACATATTCACCAGCTGCAACAGATGAAGGACCTGCTGGAAAATGAAGATTATGACGCTTTCTATAAACTGATCCAGAAATCAAACAAGATCAGGAAGATCTTAAAATAA
- the aroA gene encoding 3-phosphoshikimate 1-carboxyvinyltransferase: protein MQVTILPGSINGTVTANPSKSAMQRAVAAALLSNGKSIIRNPGLSNDCLAALDVASKLGATINRQQDYIEITSNGIHPVGNEINCGESGLGIRMFTPIASLSAHPITINGHGSLTTRPMNFFEEVLPQVGVKISTLDGKLPLHIQGPLQAKHITIDGSLSSQFLTGLLMAFGAVAADVTITVKDLKSKPYIALTLQLMEQFGVKVSEENFERFSFGKRQAYKAGEYTVEGDWSGAAFLLVAAAVAGKAEVHHLNTQSAQSDKAILEALEKAGAGLMPGVFTVNVEKQQLKAFDFDATDCPDLFPPLVALAANCEGTTKILGVSRLAHKESDRGKTLQEEFGKLGIRIELHGDEMLVHGGTGIKGGTVSSHNDHRIAMACAVAALTAGGPVVIEDAEAINKSYPEFYEHLQKLGGVVKQEGATSQVH from the coding sequence ATGCAAGTAACAATATTACCCGGCAGCATTAATGGCACCGTAACCGCCAATCCTTCCAAAAGCGCTATGCAAAGGGCAGTAGCCGCAGCGTTGCTGAGCAATGGTAAAAGCATTATCCGGAATCCGGGTTTGAGCAATGACTGTCTCGCAGCACTGGATGTAGCCAGCAAACTGGGTGCTACTATCAACCGCCAGCAAGATTATATAGAGATTACCAGCAATGGTATTCACCCTGTTGGGAATGAAATCAATTGTGGAGAATCCGGTTTAGGGATCCGCATGTTTACCCCGATCGCTTCACTGTCTGCACACCCTATCACCATCAATGGTCATGGTAGTCTGACCACCCGTCCGATGAACTTCTTCGAAGAAGTTTTACCACAGGTGGGTGTTAAGATCAGCACCCTTGATGGTAAGCTGCCTTTGCATATTCAGGGCCCGTTACAGGCGAAGCATATTACGATCGATGGCTCACTCAGCTCACAGTTCTTAACAGGCTTATTGATGGCCTTTGGTGCTGTTGCAGCGGATGTAACCATCACCGTGAAGGACCTGAAAAGCAAACCATATATCGCACTTACCCTCCAGCTCATGGAGCAGTTTGGTGTAAAAGTGAGCGAGGAAAACTTTGAACGTTTTTCATTTGGAAAGAGACAGGCATACAAAGCCGGGGAATATACTGTAGAAGGAGATTGGAGCGGTGCTGCATTCCTGCTGGTAGCTGCTGCGGTAGCTGGTAAAGCGGAAGTACACCACCTCAATACACAATCTGCGCAATCTGATAAAGCGATCCTGGAAGCACTGGAAAAAGCAGGCGCCGGGCTGATGCCAGGGGTATTTACCGTGAATGTGGAAAAACAGCAGTTGAAAGCGTTTGATTTCGACGCGACGGATTGCCCTGATCTGTTCCCGCCACTCGTAGCTTTGGCAGCTAACTGCGAAGGCACTACGAAAATTCTGGGTGTGAGCAGACTGGCACACAAGGAAAGTGACCGTGGTAAAACCTTACAGGAAGAATTTGGTAAACTGGGGATCCGCATTGAACTGCATGGCGATGAAATGCTGGTGCATGGTGGTACAGGCATCAAAGGTGGTACTGTAAGTTCTCACAACGATCACAGGATTGCGATGGCATGTGCAGTAGCTGCGCTGACAGCGGGTGGTCCGGTAGTGATTGAAGATGCGGAAGCGATTAACAAATCTTATCCTGAATTTTACGAACATTTGCAGAAGTTAGGCGGTGTAGTAAAACAGGAAGGAGCCACCAGTCAGGTACATTAA
- a CDS encoding chorismate synthase, giving the protein MNSFGRLFRVNVFGESHGASVGVNIDGVPAGIPLKQEDFLPDLDRRKAGAKGTTPRKEDDLPYIKSGVFNDHTTGAPITILFENNNTRSTDYEKLREFPRPGHADFVATHKYGGFEDYRGGGHFSGRLTLNLVAAGVIAKKILGDSITVTATLKEVAGLPDAEQGLEAAIAAKDSVGGIVECVVEGLPIGLGEPFFDSVESTIAHAVFAIPAIKGIEFGAGFAAAKMKGIEHNDAILDASGKTATNHAGGVVGGITNGNPLVFRVAVKPTSSTPKEQHTLNIKSGQVEAFSVKGRHDLCIALRVPVVLEAVAAMALADLMMIEQRSPRIWK; this is encoded by the coding sequence ATGAACAGTTTCGGTAGATTATTCCGGGTGAATGTTTTCGGCGAGTCGCATGGCGCTAGTGTAGGCGTGAATATTGACGGTGTACCGGCAGGTATTCCGCTGAAGCAGGAAGATTTTCTGCCAGACCTGGACAGGCGCAAGGCAGGCGCCAAAGGCACCACACCGCGTAAGGAAGATGATCTGCCTTACATTAAATCCGGCGTTTTCAATGACCATACTACTGGTGCGCCGATTACGATTTTGTTTGAAAATAACAATACACGCAGTACTGATTATGAGAAGCTGCGCGAGTTTCCACGCCCCGGCCATGCGGATTTTGTAGCTACCCATAAGTATGGTGGCTTTGAAGATTATCGTGGTGGTGGTCACTTTAGCGGCAGGCTTACACTGAACCTGGTAGCGGCTGGCGTGATTGCCAAGAAGATATTGGGTGACAGCATTACTGTAACAGCAACCCTGAAAGAAGTAGCGGGATTACCTGATGCTGAGCAGGGGCTGGAAGCAGCCATTGCTGCGAAAGACTCTGTAGGTGGGATTGTGGAATGCGTGGTAGAAGGGCTGCCAATTGGATTGGGAGAGCCTTTCTTTGATTCAGTGGAATCTACTATTGCACATGCGGTGTTTGCGATTCCTGCAATTAAAGGCATTGAATTCGGTGCAGGTTTTGCAGCGGCAAAGATGAAAGGGATAGAACACAATGATGCGATACTGGATGCCAGTGGAAAGACAGCTACGAATCATGCAGGTGGTGTAGTAGGGGGGATTACGAACGGGAATCCATTAGTATTCCGTGTTGCGGTGAAGCCTACTTCAAGCACACCTAAGGAGCAGCATACATTGAATATTAAGAGTGGACAGGTGGAGGCGTTTAGTGTGAAGGGAAGACATGATCTGTGTATTGCGCTGAGGGTACCCGTGGTGTTGGAGGCAGTGGCAGCGATGGCGCTGGCGGATCTGATGATGATAGAGCAAAGGAGCCCGAGAATCTGGAAATAA
- a CDS encoding CocE/NonD family hydrolase, producing MKRILWLFMAVIAFGTKVKAINADSLWMYEHYTKKEVYIPMRDGAKLFTAIYIPKDNAEKHPFLMTRTPYSCSPYGEKEFRPYYARYTNTYLHEGYIMVIQDVRGRWMSEGTFMDIRPYNPAKKGKNEIDEASDTYDTIDWLVKNIANNNGKVGVFGTSYPGFYSTMAALSSHPALKAVSPQAPVTDWYHGDDFHHNGAFFLADAFSFYSSFGQPRPKPTTAGPAGFNFFTTEDNYEFYLKTGPLTNFSGLMGDSIAFWNDLMNHGDYDAWWKARDVRQYLKSVQPAMLEVGGVFDAEDCFGAWNTYKAIEKLSPGASNRIVMGPWYHGQWSSTDGTHLGNVHFGSNTSEYYQENIEVPFFNYYLKGKGTAADIAEATVFFTGENQWRKFQQWPPANVQEQSIYLQADGKLDFSKPLGADSFSEYVSDPAKPVPYTQDVHFYRTINYMTDDQRFAERRPDVATFSTAILNEDITLAGPLTAKLVVSTSGTDADFIVKLIDVFPYDFKYESKAQSEHYRVPSSTYPMGGYEMMVRGEIMRGKYRESFEKPVPFTPDAPAKVDFTLPDVAHTFKKGHKIMVQVQSSWFPLADRNPQVFTDIYHATDKDFKKATIRIYHDAGHPSVIELPVLK from the coding sequence ATGAAACGGATCTTATGGCTATTTATGGCTGTCATCGCCTTTGGCACAAAGGTGAAAGCCATAAATGCAGATTCACTCTGGATGTACGAACACTACACCAAAAAAGAAGTATATATCCCCATGCGGGATGGCGCAAAACTGTTTACAGCCATTTATATACCCAAAGACAATGCAGAAAAACACCCTTTTCTGATGACACGTACCCCCTACTCCTGTTCACCATACGGTGAAAAGGAATTCAGACCTTACTACGCCAGGTATACCAATACATACCTCCACGAAGGCTATATAATGGTCATCCAGGACGTACGTGGACGCTGGATGAGCGAAGGTACCTTTATGGACATACGCCCTTATAATCCAGCAAAAAAGGGCAAAAACGAGATCGACGAAGCAAGTGACACTTATGACACGATCGACTGGCTGGTGAAAAACATTGCTAACAACAATGGTAAGGTCGGCGTATTCGGCACCTCTTACCCTGGTTTCTATAGCACCATGGCTGCTTTAAGTAGTCATCCCGCACTGAAAGCAGTAAGCCCTCAGGCACCGGTAACTGACTGGTATCATGGTGATGATTTCCACCACAATGGTGCATTCTTCCTCGCTGATGCATTTTCTTTTTATTCAAGCTTTGGTCAGCCAAGACCTAAACCCACCACCGCAGGACCTGCTGGTTTCAATTTCTTTACCACTGAAGATAACTATGAGTTCTATCTTAAAACAGGGCCACTAACCAATTTCTCCGGATTAATGGGTGACAGTATCGCCTTCTGGAATGACCTGATGAATCATGGTGACTACGATGCATGGTGGAAAGCAAGAGATGTAAGACAATACCTGAAAAGCGTTCAGCCAGCGATGCTGGAAGTAGGAGGTGTATTCGATGCAGAAGATTGCTTCGGCGCATGGAACACCTACAAAGCCATTGAAAAACTGAGCCCTGGTGCCAGCAACCGTATCGTAATGGGTCCATGGTATCATGGCCAGTGGAGCAGCACCGACGGCACTCATTTAGGAAATGTTCATTTCGGTAGCAACACCTCAGAATACTATCAGGAAAATATCGAAGTACCTTTCTTCAACTACTATCTCAAAGGAAAGGGAACAGCAGCTGATATTGCAGAAGCAACCGTATTCTTTACCGGGGAAAATCAATGGCGCAAATTCCAGCAATGGCCTCCTGCCAATGTACAGGAACAATCCATCTACCTGCAGGCCGATGGCAAACTGGATTTCTCCAAACCACTGGGTGCTGACAGCTTTTCAGAATATGTCAGCGATCCTGCAAAACCAGTTCCGTATACACAGGATGTACATTTCTATCGCACCATCAACTATATGACCGATGATCAGCGTTTTGCGGAACGCCGTCCGGATGTAGCCACCTTCTCAACAGCCATACTGAACGAAGATATTACACTCGCAGGGCCGCTGACAGCCAAACTGGTAGTCAGCACCAGCGGAACAGATGCTGATTTTATCGTAAAACTGATCGATGTGTTCCCTTATGATTTTAAATATGAAAGCAAGGCACAGAGCGAACACTACCGGGTACCTTCTTCCACTTACCCGATGGGTGGTTACGAAATGATGGTAAGAGGTGAAATCATGAGAGGTAAATACAGGGAAAGCTTTGAAAAACCAGTTCCATTCACACCAGATGCACCGGCTAAGGTAGACTTCACCCTGCCAGATGTAGCACATACATTTAAGAAAGGACATAAGATCATGGTACAGGTACAAAGCAGCTGGTTCCCGCTGGCAGATCGTAATCCACAGGTGTTTACAGATATCTACCACGCTACAGACAAGGATTTCAAGAAGGCGACCATCCGCATTTATCATGATGCAGGTCATCCTTCCGTGATAGAATTGCCGGTGTTGAAATAA
- a CDS encoding chorismate mutase, translated as MVLADILSNTKFSDPGSDKKPLIISGPCSAETEEQVLETAQRLAKTGKVDVLRAGIWKPRTRPGSFEGIGVQGLPWLQKAKALTGLPVAVEVATRQQVEEALAHDVDILWIGARTTVNPFSVQEVADALKGVDTTVLIKNPINPDLELWVGAVERVRNSGITKIGLIHRGFSSYGNTEYRNAPMWHLPIEMKRRMPELPIVCDPSHIGGRRDILQEIGQEAIDLDYDGLMLESHIDPDKAWSDAKQQVTPERLAEILDGIKWRHERTDVKEFNSALDKLRGQINQIDDEILLLLGNRMKIAEKIGLYKKENNVTILQTNRWNEILERGIAKGDKLGLTKDFILKYFDAVHLESINRQNRVMNEGK; from the coding sequence ATGGTATTAGCAGACATCCTCTCCAACACTAAATTCTCCGATCCGGGCTCAGATAAGAAGCCGTTGATCATCTCCGGCCCTTGCAGTGCAGAAACTGAAGAGCAGGTACTTGAAACCGCACAGCGCCTGGCTAAGACAGGTAAAGTAGATGTACTGCGTGCAGGTATCTGGAAACCACGTACCCGTCCGGGATCTTTCGAAGGTATCGGTGTACAGGGTCTGCCATGGCTGCAGAAAGCGAAAGCCCTGACTGGTTTACCAGTAGCAGTGGAAGTAGCTACCAGACAGCAGGTAGAGGAAGCGCTGGCACATGATGTAGACATCCTGTGGATTGGTGCCCGTACTACTGTAAACCCATTCTCTGTACAGGAAGTAGCGGATGCGCTGAAGGGTGTGGATACAACTGTATTGATCAAGAACCCGATCAACCCTGACCTGGAACTGTGGGTAGGTGCGGTAGAACGTGTTCGTAACTCAGGTATTACCAAGATCGGTCTGATCCACCGTGGTTTCTCCAGCTATGGTAATACTGAATACCGTAATGCGCCGATGTGGCACCTGCCAATCGAAATGAAGCGTCGTATGCCTGAACTGCCTATCGTTTGTGATCCAAGCCACATTGGCGGTCGTCGTGATATTCTGCAGGAAATTGGTCAGGAAGCGATCGATTTGGATTACGATGGTCTGATGCTGGAATCTCACATTGATCCGGACAAAGCATGGAGCGATGCAAAACAGCAGGTAACTCCTGAAAGACTGGCAGAAATTTTGGATGGTATCAAGTGGCGCCATGAACGTACTGATGTAAAAGAATTCAACTCTGCACTGGATAAACTGCGTGGCCAGATCAACCAGATCGATGATGAAATCCTGCTGCTGCTGGGTAACCGTATGAAGATTGCTGAGAAGATTGGTCTTTACAAGAAAGAAAACAACGTTACCATCCTGCAGACCAACCGCTGGAATGAGATCCTGGAGCGTGGTATCGCTAAAGGTGATAAACTGGGTCTGACCAAAGATTTCATCCTGAAATACTTTGATGCAGTTCACCTGGAGTCTATCAACAGGCAGAACAGAGTAATGAACGAAGGAAAATAA
- a CDS encoding MmcQ/YjbR family DNA-binding protein, producing MNIEQFRDFCLALPGVTEEFPFGEETLVYKVMGKMFTLTSLDSFESINLKCDPEIAVELRERYDGVSPGYHMNKKHWNTVDVHAGISDKLIYQWIRDSYDLVADSLPKKTKELLKNK from the coding sequence ATGAATATTGAACAGTTTCGCGATTTTTGCCTCGCCCTGCCGGGTGTAACCGAAGAGTTTCCCTTTGGTGAAGAGACACTTGTGTACAAGGTAATGGGAAAAATGTTTACCCTCACCAGCCTTGATAGCTTCGAAAGCATTAACCTCAAATGCGATCCGGAAATTGCAGTTGAGCTGAGAGAACGCTATGACGGCGTCTCGCCGGGTTACCACATGAACAAAAAACACTGGAATACAGTCGATGTTCATGCAGGTATTTCCGATAAACTGATCTATCAGTGGATCCGGGATTCATATGACCTGGTAGCAGATTCACTGCCTAAGAAAACAAAAGAACTACTGAAAAACAAATAA